The Populus trichocarpa isolate Nisqually-1 chromosome 11, P.trichocarpa_v4.1, whole genome shotgun sequence genome has a segment encoding these proteins:
- the LOC7460844 gene encoding uncharacterized protein LOC7460844 has protein sequence MESMSQKQARGRLQLPTRQALGEGSRVRRNNQVVSIPPRPRSTCTCSNRPGSVRCSKHGYMVPGDKLIRRHQANKELLRRALAPPNRRLTLRWFNFRPTPSRLSNMSMA, from the coding sequence ATGGAATCCATGTCTCAGAAACAGGCTAGGGGAAGATTACAGCTTCCAACAAGACAAGCACTCGGTGAGGGCAGTAGGGTTAGAAGAAATAATCAAGTTGTATCGATACCTCCTAGGCCACGCTCAACTTGTACGTGCTCAAACCGTCCGGGGTCGGTCAGGTGTAGCAAGCATGGCTACATGGTGCCCGGTGACAAGTTGATCAGAAGACATCAAGCAAATAAAGAGTTATTAAGAAGGGCATTAGCACCACCAAATCGGAGGTTAACCCTTCGGTGGTTTAACTTCCGGCCAACGCCTAGTCGGCTTTCTAACATGTCCATGGCCTAG